A DNA window from Desulfovibrio porci contains the following coding sequences:
- a CDS encoding bifunctional adenosylcobinamide kinase/adenosylcobinamide-phosphate guanylyltransferase, whose protein sequence is MNAPLVFFVGGTRSGKSGLAQRWAEAQAPRRLFLATCRVEDNDAEMAARVARHQAGRGAGWFCVEEPLDPLTVLKGFLAGTSGQDSDAAGVALLDCVSLWIANLLAAGLTPEVIRTRVAALAAGLADEPGGRARPVALVSAETGLGIVPPTPLGRVYRDVLGLANQTLAGVCTHVIFVSCGLPLALKGPLPEGL, encoded by the coding sequence GTGAACGCGCCGCTGGTTTTTTTTGTGGGCGGCACGCGCAGCGGCAAAAGCGGCTTGGCCCAGCGCTGGGCCGAGGCTCAGGCCCCGCGGCGGCTTTTTCTGGCCACCTGCCGGGTTGAGGACAATGACGCTGAAATGGCCGCGCGCGTGGCCCGGCATCAGGCCGGACGCGGCGCGGGCTGGTTTTGTGTGGAAGAGCCCCTGGATCCGTTGACTGTGCTGAAAGGCTTCCTGGCCGGAACTTCCGGCCAGGACAGCGACGCGGCCGGCGTGGCCCTGCTGGACTGCGTCAGTCTGTGGATTGCCAATCTGCTGGCCGCCGGGCTGACGCCCGAGGTGATCCGGACGCGGGTGGCGGCCCTGGCTGCCGGACTGGCTGATGAGCCGGGGGGACGCGCCCGCCCGGTGGCTCTGGTCAGCGCGGAAACGGGGCTGGGCATTGTGCCGCCCACGCCGCTGGGACGCGTCTACCGGGATGTGCTGGGTCTGGCCAATCAGACGTTGGCGGGCGTCTGCACCCATGTGATTTTTGTCAGTTGCGGTCTGCCGCTGGCGCTTAAAGGGCCGCTGCCGGAGGGTCTATGA
- a CDS encoding carbon starvation CstA family protein, producing MPNYVYFLLSVAALIVGYIIYGSVVAKVFGVQPNRATPAQTLADGVDYVEMPVWKVWLVQLLNIAGVGPVFGPILGALWGPSALVWIVVGTIFAGAVHDYMSGMLSVRYGGANVPTFVGYNLGNAAKQIMRVFAVVLLILVGVVFVAAPAALLAKLTPIWMNLTFWVCVIFAYYFLATIMPIDKIIGRFYPIFGAILIFMAVGITVMMFVSGTEFYNSAQWANQNPKGLPIFPLVFITIACGALSGFHATQSPLMARCMANEKLGKPVFYGSMVAEGFIGLVWATVGMSFYHGPDALAAALAAGGPGNVVTESSFALMGAVGGVLAILGVVVLPITSGDTAFRAARLTIAETFNYSQKAVSPRLLIAVPMFVIGVILSQVDFNIIWRYFGWANQSLATIVLWAGAAYLARRDRLHWICTLPAVFMTAVCVSYICYEPSMGFGMSIDISNIIGIVAAIVAFVAFMVLGRRAVAGAPENV from the coding sequence ATGCCAAACTACGTTTATTTTCTTCTGTCCGTGGCCGCGCTGATTGTCGGCTACATCATTTATGGGAGCGTTGTGGCTAAAGTCTTCGGCGTGCAGCCCAACCGCGCCACCCCCGCCCAGACTCTCGCCGACGGCGTAGACTACGTGGAAATGCCGGTCTGGAAAGTCTGGCTGGTCCAGTTGCTGAACATCGCGGGCGTGGGCCCGGTGTTCGGCCCTATCCTGGGCGCGCTGTGGGGCCCCTCGGCCCTGGTCTGGATCGTGGTCGGCACCATTTTCGCGGGCGCCGTGCATGACTACATGTCGGGCATGCTTTCCGTCCGTTACGGCGGGGCCAACGTGCCCACCTTCGTGGGCTACAACCTGGGCAACGCCGCCAAACAGATCATGCGCGTCTTCGCCGTGGTGCTGCTCATTCTGGTGGGCGTGGTCTTTGTGGCCGCCCCGGCCGCGCTGCTGGCCAAGCTGACGCCCATCTGGATGAACCTGACCTTCTGGGTCTGCGTGATCTTCGCCTATTACTTCCTGGCGACCATCATGCCCATCGACAAGATCATCGGCCGCTTCTATCCCATTTTCGGCGCCATCCTGATCTTCATGGCCGTGGGCATCACCGTGATGATGTTCGTCAGCGGCACGGAATTCTACAACTCCGCCCAGTGGGCCAACCAGAATCCCAAGGGTCTGCCTATCTTCCCGCTGGTATTCATCACCATCGCCTGCGGCGCGCTGTCCGGCTTCCACGCCACCCAGTCCCCGCTCATGGCCCGTTGCATGGCCAATGAGAAGCTGGGCAAGCCCGTGTTTTACGGCAGCATGGTGGCCGAAGGCTTCATCGGCCTGGTCTGGGCCACCGTGGGCATGAGCTTCTACCACGGTCCCGACGCGCTGGCCGCAGCCCTAGCCGCCGGCGGCCCCGGCAACGTGGTGACGGAATCCTCCTTCGCCCTGATGGGCGCCGTGGGCGGCGTGCTGGCCATCCTGGGCGTGGTGGTGCTGCCCATCACCTCGGGCGACACGGCTTTCCGCGCCGCGCGCCTGACCATCGCCGAAACTTTCAACTATTCCCAGAAGGCCGTTTCTCCGCGCCTGCTCATCGCCGTGCCCATGTTCGTGATCGGCGTGATTCTTTCGCAGGTGGACTTCAACATCATCTGGCGCTACTTCGGCTGGGCCAACCAGTCCCTGGCGACCATCGTGCTCTGGGCCGGGGCGGCCTACCTGGCCCGCAGGGACCGCCTCCACTGGATATGCACCCTGCCCGCCGTATTTATGACAGCGGTCTGCGTTTCCTACATCTGCTACGAGCCCTCCATGGGCTTCGGCATGAGCATCGACATCTCCAACATCATCGGCATAGTGGCCGCCATCGTGGCCTTTGTGGCCTTTATGGTGCTGGGCCGCCGCGCAGTGGCCGGCGCGCCGGAAAACGTCTAG